The window TCCATGTTTTCAATCATGGTTTGGGATTCTTCCTGCGTTCCTAGTTTGTAATGATGCCGTTGGAAAACAAAAGTTGAAACCTCTCTGGGAACTATACGAAGAGCTAGGGACAATAAGATATTGGAAAAGTGGCTGCCATTTCCTCTTTTTATCTTTTCGCATACCTTTTGGAGGAGAGAAGAACAACTGAGATTTAAAAACTCTTCTTTCTTTTTTCTTTCCTTGCGATTGTTTTCCTTTTCCGTCCAATCCTTGATGGCTTTTGTTGCGAAGACTATACCGTGTCTTTGTAAGGCCAAGAGTGCGTCTTCTTTTTTAATTAAAGTATGGATAGATCCCACCGGGCTTCTTGCCAAGTAAGTTCTCAAAAGAGCTTTGCCGTTCATTGGCTTCAATTCCTCTATCAAAAGAGAAGACCACTTTCTTTCTTTTTTATCCCATTCGCAGACTTCCTCCATGTCCACAAAAGGAGAATCGGATTTGATCCGGGATGTACCCGGAACAAAATGTTTAATTGATTCTTCTGCAAATAGGATTTCTTTATTCTCACTTTGTGCTTTGTAGCATTGGAAATGCCATTCCGCTTCCCTTTTTTGAGCAAAGCATTCGGGATCCGTGCAGATCATTGGATCTTTGATATCATTGAACAACTCTTTGGCATTACCCGTTCTTTTAGGGCAGTCGATGCAGCTGGGAACACCAGGGAGTAAATCCGGTTTAGAAATAGCAAAATAGGCCTTTCTTAAGTCCAACAGATAATTTTCAAGAACAATTTGGGCAACTTGATTAACGGTTAAAGACTTGGCTATAGCTTCAGAGGCAACAATGGCTCTTAGCTTGGGCACAGGAATCCTAGATATGTACCATCCCGCCCTTCTTGACAATTTTCCGGCAATGATCGCTTCTTTGGCCGCTTCGGGGAGAGATAAAAGCATGGTCATCCGGCTGATATAGTCGCGTCCCTTGCCGATAACAGAGGCCAGTTCGATAATGCTCATTCCCTCGTCTAATAGCTTCTTGTAACCTTGAGCTTCTTCTATGGGGTTCAGATTTTGTCTCTGAATGTTTTCAATAATCCGCACTTGAAGAGCCAGTTTGTCATCCATCGGATGAATGAAACATTCGATGAACTCTCTATTTAATTTCTTGCAGGCTCTCCACCGTCTTTCTCCACAAATGATTTCATAGGAGTTGTTGACGGTTGGTCGAACAAGGATTGGATGAAGCAATCCTATTTCCTTAATACTCGTAGCCAGTTCTTCGATATGTTCTTCTTTAATTTCTTTCCTGGGATTGCTGTCAGATAAAACGATTTTGTCAATGGGTATTAAAGAAAAAGAAGAAGCTTGCTTTTGAGATCTTATATTATCCATACTTTTTATTCTTCATCTTCTAGAGCATTGGCCAGCTCCATTGTAACCATCGAGGAGGATATACCCGTGGGGAGGGGATGCTGAATATTAAAAATGTCCAAAAGGAAAAGGTCCCTTTTAAGCTGTTTCAAAGCCTCTTCCAACATTTGCATGACTTTTTGTCGGGGAATTTTTAGCTTATGGGCAATCCAGGCCGTTGGCTTTCCCTTAGCTCCTGTTCCTTCCTCGATACCGAAAAAAAAGAATACTATTTTTCTAGAAATTTCATCGAGATGGGATAACACCGTAAACAGCTTGCGTAGTCTTTCCTCTCTTTCTAAAGAATCGTCAGGATTCTCAGGATAAACCAACAAGTCAAGAAAACACGTTTCGGATTCTTCATCAAAAGCGGTGAAATGGAGGCTGATATCCAGAGAATAAACCTGGAGAATTTTTTCTAGCTGATAGGGGGAATACCCATAAAGAGCTGTGATCTCTTCCAAGGTCAATCCCTGTTCTAAAAATTTTTCTATTTTCCGGTATTCTCTATATACAGAATTAGGTCTTCGTACTGTTGTCCTACACGCATTGGCATAATTTCGAACCCTATTTTTCACATGATGAATAGCATAATCGAAAAACCGTATTTGCATCTGCTCGTCCCATTTTTCGAGAGCATCAAGAATGCCAAACCATCCTACATTTTCCGCATCAGGCCACTGATCGGCTAAATAAGGTAAATAAAATCGTGCTACCTGTTGTCTCATGGGCAAGGAATGGATGGCCAACCATTCCAAGGCTTTCTTTTCAGCCGCTTTTGCCGACTGAATAATCGGTAATTCTTCTTTAAACATTTTTTCATAATCCAATCCCTTATTTTGAAGGTCAGAAGAAAAAGCTGCTTGGCGAGTCTTCATCATCGTCCTTCCGCGTTTGAAACACCAGCATTCAGCCGGGGGAAAAAAGCGCGGCCTCCGTTGGTTGGGGCTTCCCTCAGCAGACCTGAGGAAGCCGTTTTTTTTGCCCTTACGGGCCTTGTTTCGCACCCCTTGCGGGGCGTATCCTCTCGGGAATGTTGCATGATAGCCGTATGCCGGAGTCCGCCAGCGTCCTTGCCCTCGCGCCTGGCTACAGCTCCGGCTTCGAGAGGTTGGGACTTTAGGAAGCATCCCAACGCCTGTCTTTTGCTCTCCATGCAAGGTAGCGGACTTGTTACCGCTTTCCCTGGTCAACCTGAGCCTGCGCTTACCCGCAAGCTCCGCCTTTTAGGGCGGGGTGGTTGACATTGAGAAGTAATTACAAAACGAATTGTAAAGAAAACATTAAAACCAGCAAGAATAAAATAATAATGTAACATAATTGTAACAATATATTAACATATATTTAACATACTATCTTGTATGTAATATGTATTAATCATGTTTATTATTGTTATGTATTTAGATTGCGGTTCGGATCACTTTCTTTGATTATGAAAGTATGTCGATATGTTAGCTCTCTACTCTTTCTTTTTTCTTTATTTTTCCTCTCTAATCTAAGAGCGGATGACTCGATAAATTATTTCCATCTTGTCGGGGATAACGTCACGGAGAATGGAGTAGATGTAGAAACTAAAATTTTTTATCAATTATACGAAAATAGTGTTCAATTCTTTTATCAGTTTTTAGCTTTTCCCATTGCATTATCCTTGATTGCCTTGGGATTGGGCATAATAAAAAGAAAAAAATTACGGTCTTTAGTAGTTGATTGCCTGATCAGTATTTTGCTCTTTGTCCTGATTTTCTCAGGCATACTTCAAAAAGTTTTTAATCCCACTCGAGGTATTTTCTTTATGGGAATAGAGAGCTTTATTGGGCAGATAAAAATGGGTGGAAATAAAATCAGGGGTAAATACCCCAAAGAATGGTGGGATAATTGGCTTTTTGATGGAGAGGGAACAAAGCGATCAAAACTTTCTATCGAGTATAGCCAAAGGAAAAGCCAAGTTCTTGGAAAAAACTACGGCTGCTATGAAGAACTCGAATCTCAGCTTAAGGAGAAAATGGAAAAGTTCGTACCCTTTGCTTTCCCTCCTGAAAAAATAAAAAATCTATTGCTTTCTTTAATGATCGTTACGGGGAGGGGCATTTTTCATTCTCTCCTTTTTTTTTCTTATCTCATCTCTCAACTTTCCCTTTTTTTCTACTTTTTGATCCCTCTTGTTCTTAATTTTCTCGAGCAATGCCTTTTTTATCTTTCTTTCCTGGGATTGTTTTGTTTTGCCCTGCTGTTACCCTCCAAACCCTGTTTACGGCTCCTAGGAAAATCTTTTTATCTGTTCCTTGGATCGGTTATCCCCATGGTTATCTGGATGGTTCTTTCTTATTTGAGTTTTATTTTTTTCACGACTCTCTATGACACCGTATTTGAAAATAGATCCAGTTTTTTAACCTTGTACCATTCGGCAAGTCAAGAGATCCACCATGCTTTGAGCAAAAGTTATCTGCTCGCTTCTTTTTTGGATCTTTTCCCGGAAACTCACAGGATCGTTTTCCTGGGTTTTTGGGAACTCTCATGGGAAGCTGGATTTTACTGTTTGATCACTTTCAGCATTGCCCTCTTGCTTTTCTTGGGTATGGTGATCCCCCTGTGGGGATTGTTGAGATCCTTACGGCTGTTCAAAGATGCGCCAATGGTTGCCATTCGGTTTTTTAAAAAGGGCCGCTTGGCCTTGGGAAGAGCCCTCGGTAGGAAACGATTTTTAAAGGGTTGCTTTGGCTTTACAAAAAATCCTGAACCGGATTCCAAGTCATAAAAATCATTCGACCTATTTCATAGAGAAGATAGAGGAGTAAAATGAAAAAAGAACGGCATTGGATCCTTACGGCAATCAAACTGGGAATTATTTTATTGGTGAATGTTGTGGAAAGTCCTTTATCGGCTGGCGAAGGCTCTGAGCCAACAGTTCCACTAAAAATTCCCAATCCTTCAAGTCATTCTTCCCCGAACACCTACAAAGGAGGGGGTCTTAACAAAGAGAACAATGCGTTAAAGACGGAGGAGGCGAATCCCGAACCCAAGCGAAGTAAAAAGATTGCCGAGGATCAACAAAAGGAAAATAATTTAGGGACTCAAAATGAATCGTTCCCTCAACCTCTTGTTCCCAACAACGAATTACCCCAACCGATTATTCTCGATTTCCGCATCAGGGAATTGATGGAGCTTAAAAAAATAGCCCGGGAGATAGGGGGCAGTTTAGTCATTACCATAGAACCCAAAGGGATCACTGCTGCCGATCTCATTGTGCCGTTGAGAAACTCGGGCATGTTCAATGTGGAATCTAAAGATGGCAGGCTCTTTATAGTGACTTCCAATGGGGAACAACAAAAGAGGATTTATGAGGAAGAAATCGCTGCTCTTTCTCGCCGTCAATCCGCCTTGCTCCAAAATATATCCGTTTTGCAGAACCTGATGAATGCAAACAATGGGCCAAAGCCCAATTCTTCAGATTCTCCCAGTCCCTTAGGAGAGGAACAAAAACCGGGCATGCAACCCATGGCGCGTAATAACCCTTTTCCAGAAGAATATCCTCTCCCAAAATGAATCTAGGCTAAACCCATGCGTCACCGCCTTCTTTATGGTTGCTTGATTTTTCTCAACCTGTTTTCTTTAAAGGCAAAAGAAATACCCGATTACTTGGGTAAGGGAGGCGGCTTTTTTTTCCTTTTTCCAAGAAAAGGGATAGATTTTATAAAGAAGGGGTTAAAGCCTCTCGACAAACAAAAGATTACGGAAGCCGAACCTGGAAAAGAACCCCTGGCAAAGCCCAGTCCTCCATTAATGGAGACTCTATTCGAGAAGAGATACTCTTTTTGCACCGAAAAATGGGAAGCCGTCGGCTGTTGGCTTGAGCCCGGTGGAGGAGTGAGTCTACCCTTGCCTGTTTGGATAGACAATAATAAAGACGGCCATTTTTTTCTCAAAGCTTCGGCCCTTATTGGAGAAACACAGCCCGATGGAGGCAAGAAAATCGTCAGTTTATGTCAAACATTAAGCCTTTTTCATTTAGATGACGGAGGGATACTGCCTATAGCCTCACCTATATGGATAGTTGTTAAAACAGCAGAGGGCAAGGAAGAAGAAACCTGGACGGCAGAAGGAGGATGGGAAGCAGCCGGCCCGTTATATGAACCCCGAAACATTTATTGCCCTTTTAAAGAGTTTTTGCGGCACAGGCAAGATGCCTTATCAAAAAAGTTGTCCCAATTTGAGTGGCCGGATATCCTCATCCAACTCCATAAAGTGGAAAAACAAGAAGATAGGGATTGGGCCGAATCATTTCAGGCAATCCAGTTGCACTTTAAGTAAGATCGGAAGGAAAGATTCCCCTGTTGGACGAGGCTATGTCGGATTTCCTCAATTTTTACAGCTCTCTTTTTTTCCGTGCCTATTATAAAGGTATGAAAGTCAAGCTTTATACTTTTCAATCCCGGTTGGTTCTAGCCCTTGTCAGCCTATTAGCTGTTTTCTTCGTCAGTTCTTCAGTTTCCTGGGCTGTAGGAGGTTCTGGGGTCTTAAATGTGACCCCTCTTAACGGAGCTGATGCCGAAGGTTTTACGACTTTACAGCAATTGCAAATGGCCTTTACGGATTATGGGTATCTCATTTCTCTTTGTTTGCTCGTATTTGGAGGGGTCATGTGGTTTTTCAACAGGCCGGCTTTTACCATAGGAGCTCTCGTTGCGGCTGCAGTGATTTATGGAGGTCCCCATCTTGCCAACGGACTGAGGGCGGTTTCCCAATGAAAAGAGGAAAAGGAAGGGGGCTAGATTCCATGAATAGAGCCGAGGTGGTGGGTTGCTTTTTGTGTGAGCCTTTGCAACAAGCCCTTGGGCAAATATGGGGATTCCAATCCTCCTTATTCCTTTCTTTCCTTTCTCTTTATACCGTCTACTTGGGCATCAATCATGCTCTTCACACGGTCGAGATGGAAAGATGGGCGGCATTCGTAGCGGGATCGGTTATTCTCCTTACCGCTCAAACATTAGGCTCAATTTACTTTAATGTTGTAAACAGTTCTCCATCTTCGGCAAACGATAATCCCGTTGCTGGATTTATACCTTCCTTGCAAGATTATCTATACTGGGTCAGCCTGTCTTTGCTTGTGTTTGGAGCGATAATGTTTTTCTTTAGGCGTCCCGGTTTTGCAATCGGAGCTCTTGTTGGAGCTGCGGTTATTTACGCCGGACCCCATCTGGTTCATGGTTTGTTAAATAGCATAAAATGACATCTTCTACTCGACCCCCTTCCTTTTTTATCCCATCCGCTCCCTATTCATCGATCAGCAAAAGCGCAGAAAAAGAGAGGGAGGGAGAGGGTTTGCCCGTTTGTAAATCGGTAGGACTCATTAATGAAAAAGAAACATTTTTAGGTCTAGAAGGTCCCCTTATTTTTGTTCCCGCTTTGGTTTTTTTCATCGTCCATCACCAGACTCGCCATTTCTATTTTTCTGCGATAAGCTTTGTGGCGGTTTACCTTTTTATCCGGATTTTTTTAAGGGATAAACCTCCTCATTTTCTGCGTTTTATTTTCGATTACCAGAGAATTCCCAAGATCTATGAACATCGTTTCTTTAACGTGCAGCTTACCTATAATCCCCTTTCCATTTTTGAAGAAGAGACTTTCCCAAAAGAACAACCCTTCTCTTAAAGGGGCAGGGAATTTATGGATTTATTGTTATGAATTCCCTTGTTTCTCCCTTGCGGCTATTTATCCCAAGTCCCCTTTTTAACACCAAGAAAATGGCCGTTTTCAGGGATTGGGCTGACGCCTGTCCTTACGTGGGGCTTTACGATCGCTACATTGTAGATAAATTTGGCGGCGTTCACTCCTTCTATAAAACCTATTTTCCACAAGTGGACATCGTTAGTCCTTCCCGGTTAGCCGAGCTCCAGGACCAACTTAGACTATTGCTCACCCAACTTCCCCATGAAATTGCCCAAACCCAGCACCTCTTTACCTGTAATGGGGACTACGGGCCCCTCCTTGAACAATTCGCCGCAGTCCCTTCTGATCCCTTGGTCGAATCATTCCGAGAAAGAAAAGCAAAACGGCTCTTCCAAAAAATGGTCAAAAGAAAGCTGGTACGCATCGAAACCCATACGGTACTAACGGTGGCTCCACAAAGTAGGATTAAGCAGACCGAGTGGTTCTTGCGCATAGGGGGGAGAGAGAGTGTAGAGATTGAAAGGAGAAGAATTTCAAAAGCGCAGTTTGATTCCGCCGTGGCTAGCCTGCAAGCAGCCGAATCGGTCTTTGCAGAGATCATGAAAAAGGCTTCAGCGCGATTTGTTCCCTTGGACGCCCGTGAGATAGCGGACTATTTTTTTAGGCTATGGAATCCCGGTTTGGCTGTCGAGGAAGCCATGAAAGTCAATTATGACTATGAAAGGATGCCCTTCGTCGATTCATGGATGCTCCAGGAAGTCACGGTGCACAAGGACATGATCCAAATTGGAGATTATTATCATGGGCTTGTGTCCATGGTAGGTTTGCCTTTAGAAACTCGACCTAGGGACATGGAAAAATTGACCGTCGGGTTGCCTTTCAGAGACGTTCGAGTCAGCCTCATAGTGAGAAAGACAGAGAAGACAAAAGAAATGGAAAAATTAAGAAAGCGGATCGATTGGGCAGATCAGCGAATGCGGCTGGGACTAAACTTGATTGATATGCTCTACAAGCCCCATGAAAATCGAAGGGAATCAGGAATCCAAAATATAGAGGCTTGGATGCAGATAGAAGAAGCCCAAAACTTGCTCAAGGACATTCGCTCCGGAGAAGATGATCTGCTCCAAGTTCAGCTCACCGTTCATTTTTGGCACAAACAGAAAGAGGAGGTCAAGAAAAGGGCGAAGATATTGCTCAATCGGTTTGGGGACCTTTCCCGGGCAAAAGGTTGGATTGAACAATCCAGCCTGCTTCCCGTCCTTATGAGTGAATTGCCCGCCGTTTATGCTCCGCTTACACGACCCCTTCTTGTCCGGGGAAGGATGGCAGCCGACTTAATTCCCCTATGCAGGGGGTTGGAAAGCGATGAGAAACCCATTCATCTTTTCGGCAACACCACGGGAGGGCTTGTGCCCCTGGATTTGGAAGATAAACGCAATGAAGGGGCCTCCATGCTTTACATCAGTGGAGTCAAGGGATCGGGAAAAAGTGCGCTGGCTCAAATTATCGTTTTAAGGCACCTCAGGCCAGATTCATGGCTTATTATCTTGGACAAGGGGAACAGTTACGACAGGCTCGTAGAACTCAGTGGGGGAACCACCATCAGGCTCGATATGGCCACCCCCAAATGTTTTAACCCCTTTGAAGTTTATACCCAAAGAAACAGCAAGGGGGAGCTCATAGAGCCTTCAGATCACGAGCTTATAAAAGTTGTCAACTGCCTGGAGATCTTGGCTACTTCTCAAAGAGGAGAACCCCTGCGTATAGAAGAAAAGAATATTCTTGAATCTCTTACACGACAAACTTTTTCCAACGCGATCAAAAACCGGGCCACCTACGTTACCCTCGATGATTTTGCCAGGCAAATGGCCTATAGAGCCGATGCTCAGTTTTTGGCCGAATCCCTCAAAGCTTTTGTCGATGGCCGATATAAAAGATGGTTTAACGGGACGACCCAGGTCCATTGGAAAACAAAAGTGATCCATTTTGACTTTGAATATATCTCTAAAGACAAGGATTTAGCCGCTGCCCTTATTCCTATGGCCGTGCTTTTTGTTTCCGATATTATTTTATCCCATCCCCATGTATTCAAGATGCTCGTATTCGGGGAAATGTGGCAGCACGTTTCCAATCCTGCCACCGCAAACCTCATTATTGAAGCTTTTAAAACTTATAGAAAGAAAAGGTGTGCGATCATTGGAGAATCCCAGGCTATTTTGGACTTGGTCGACAATCCAGCCGTGGCCAAAGCGGTCATACAAAACGTCGATACGTGGATCCTTTTTCCCCAGGGCAGCGAACACCACATTGAGTTTGCCGTTAAGGAGTTGGAATTGACAAAAGGTCAAAGGGATCTTTTAACCCATCTTCGCTCTTGCTCAAGGGTTCATCCCGATGGAGAGGTAGAACTTTGGAGAGAAGCTTTTTACCTAAGGGGAAGGGGGCCGGAAAGTCTTTCAGGAGTTATTCGGGCAGAAATTGAACCGGAAGAATATTGGTTAACCACCACGACTCCCGCGGATTTCCCAGCCTGGGATGCAGCAAGGAAAGCTTTCCCCGAAGAGATGAATCAAGCCCTAGAATCCCTATCCGCAAAATATCCTCTTGGAGTCAGGGAAGAAAAGCCAAAATCTCCTTTTCGCTCAAATCTCCAGCAATCATTTTATGAAACGAAAAGCTGAGCTGCTTGTCCTTTTTATTTTTTTATCTTTTAAACTGAGCCTTGTTCTTTTTCCTTCTTTAAAGGCAAAGGAACTTCCCGAAGAAGTCGATCTCAATCCTGTGTTGGCTGAATCGGGTTGGGCGGACCGTTCCTTAAAATGGATGATAGAAAGTGGAGAATCTCACCATTTTATCCGGCCCGATTGGATCGATACGGAAATAGAGGGATTTCTGAAAAATGAACAGGCTTTAAGCCTTATTCAAAATGATCTTCTCCGAGGAGACGGGCTTTTAGCTGATGCCTTGACAGAAGCCTTTCATCAACTCAGGGTCGGAAGCGTAACGGCAAAAAAAGAAGTTCTGGAGATCGCCCATGAGGGAAAATCCAAGCTTTGGATTCCCTTGTTGTCTCATTCCCAGGCTTTATGGCCATTGAGAAATTACCTGTTGGACACTCCAAATAGTTATCCTCCGGTCCTCTTCGCCTTGAAGAACTGGGAAAATGGGTCGCCGGATGCTTTGCCCGACCTGGTTATGGAGACCCTCCTCAAGACCATAGATATAAAACCATCCAAGTCGAAGAACTTGGAAGAAAATTGGGAGATCGCCAGGAGGCTTGCTCGAATCGGCAATGATGGAAGGGGAGCCTATTTCTTGGCCTCAACCACCGTGAGGAATGAGGATAGCTTCTACAACGCATTCTGGGATAAGGCGGAGGAACGGGTGAGAAAAGACCCTGTATTATCCCACGAATATACTTACCGGCTGGAAAGAAATAAGAAAAGTTGGAATGTTTTGAGCCGAACGTTAAAGGAAGCTTTGGGCTCATACGAGGGTAAAGATTTTTTCTTCCATTACCTGGTCGGCAGAACCGAAATCAAGCAACAGCTCCAAGGAAGACCCTTGTGGTTATGGGAAGCCCTCATGGGCAAAAAGGTACCTTTTCGGATCGACTTGGCCGACGAGGCTTACAAAAGATTTTTGATACAGCTAGAAAAAGATCCAAAACTCCTCGATTTTATCCTGTGGCATCTCACGCGTCCTGCCGAAGCCGCCTCCGAGGCAACCAAAGAGGCCCTCTCCCAAGGCTTAAGCAAAGAAGAGCCTATTTGTAAAATAGCCATGGAATGGATTTGGGAGGCGGGTCCAAAATGGGAAGGGGAACTGCAAGCGAGCAGCAGTTGGAACATCAGTGAACATACCCGGCATCTCGATCCTGCTTCCCTAAGGAAATCCTACCAAAATGGCCAATTCAGCCGGTCAGATCTTCTCGCCATTGGAGATGTTCTTGGAAGTTATTTGATCCGTAGCGACAGCGCGTGGGCAGACCTCGTCTATTCCAAGACGGGGAAATTTCCTGTAGTAGAAAAATTTTTTCCCCTGCTCGTTCAATATTCACCAGGATGTGCCTTGGCTTGGCTTGAAAGCCTTGCAAACAATGACCAGGAATCTTTTGAAGCCTTCGGTCGGTGGATCTGTAACCAGCCCGAGCATAAAGTTGCGTTGGAGCAGTATGATTC is drawn from Methylacidiphilum infernorum V4 and contains these coding sequences:
- a CDS encoding ParB/RepB/Spo0J family partition protein, whose product is MDNIRSQKQASSFSLIPIDKIVLSDSNPRKEIKEEHIEELATSIKEIGLLHPILVRPTVNNSYEIICGERRWRACKKLNREFIECFIHPMDDKLALQVRIIENIQRQNLNPIEEAQGYKKLLDEGMSIIELASVIGKGRDYISRMTMLLSLPEAAKEAIIAGKLSRRAGWYISRIPVPKLRAIVASEAIAKSLTVNQVAQIVLENYLLDLRKAYFAISKPDLLPGVPSCIDCPKRTGNAKELFNDIKDPMICTDPECFAQKREAEWHFQCYKAQSENKEILFAEESIKHFVPGTSRIKSDSPFVDMEEVCEWDKKERKWSSLLIEELKPMNGKALLRTYLARSPVGSIHTLIKKEDALLALQRHGIVFATKAIKDWTEKENNRKERKKKEEFLNLSCSSLLQKVCEKIKRGNGSHFSNILLSLALRIVPREVSTFVFQRHHYKLGTQEESQTMIENMDEKDSLAILLDLFFSVDLYLNSYTNIPPLLIQLCQVLEIDTSKVIEEINSVNQSTSLSNILSPKRKRK
- a CDS encoding sigma-70 family RNA polymerase sigma factor encodes the protein MMKTRQAAFSSDLQNKGLDYEKMFKEELPIIQSAKAAEKKALEWLAIHSLPMRQQVARFYLPYLADQWPDAENVGWFGILDALEKWDEQMQIRFFDYAIHHVKNRVRNYANACRTTVRRPNSVYREYRKIEKFLEQGLTLEEITALYGYSPYQLEKILQVYSLDISLHFTAFDEESETCFLDLLVYPENPDDSLEREERLRKLFTVLSHLDEISRKIVFFFFGIEEGTGAKGKPTAWIAHKLKIPRQKVMQMLEEALKQLKRDLFLLDIFNIQHPLPTGISSSMVTMELANALEDEE
- a CDS encoding VirB4 family type IV secretion system protein; translated protein: MNSLVSPLRLFIPSPLFNTKKMAVFRDWADACPYVGLYDRYIVDKFGGVHSFYKTYFPQVDIVSPSRLAELQDQLRLLLTQLPHEIAQTQHLFTCNGDYGPLLEQFAAVPSDPLVESFRERKAKRLFQKMVKRKLVRIETHTVLTVAPQSRIKQTEWFLRIGGRESVEIERRRISKAQFDSAVASLQAAESVFAEIMKKASARFVPLDAREIADYFFRLWNPGLAVEEAMKVNYDYERMPFVDSWMLQEVTVHKDMIQIGDYYHGLVSMVGLPLETRPRDMEKLTVGLPFRDVRVSLIVRKTEKTKEMEKLRKRIDWADQRMRLGLNLIDMLYKPHENRRESGIQNIEAWMQIEEAQNLLKDIRSGEDDLLQVQLTVHFWHKQKEEVKKRAKILLNRFGDLSRAKGWIEQSSLLPVLMSELPAVYAPLTRPLLVRGRMAADLIPLCRGLESDEKPIHLFGNTTGGLVPLDLEDKRNEGASMLYISGVKGSGKSALAQIIVLRHLRPDSWLIILDKGNSYDRLVELSGGTTIRLDMATPKCFNPFEVYTQRNSKGELIEPSDHELIKVVNCLEILATSQRGEPLRIEEKNILESLTRQTFSNAIKNRATYVTLDDFARQMAYRADAQFLAESLKAFVDGRYKRWFNGTTQVHWKTKVIHFDFEYISKDKDLAAALIPMAVLFVSDIILSHPHVFKMLVFGEMWQHVSNPATANLIIEAFKTYRKKRCAIIGESQAILDLVDNPAVAKAVIQNVDTWILFPQGSEHHIEFAVKELELTKGQRDLLTHLRSCSRVHPDGEVELWREAFYLRGRGPESLSGVIRAEIEPEEYWLTTTTPADFPAWDAARKAFPEEMNQALESLSAKYPLGVREEKPKSPFRSNLQQSFYETKS